A region of the Roseiflexus sp. RS-1 genome:
TTCTGCTTGAGCAGATCAGAACCCATTTGCACGTCGATGCCGCTGCCCTTCACCTGCTCGATCCCCATACACAAACGCTCACCTGTGCCGCTGCTCACGGCTTCCAATCACGCGCCATCCAGCAGATTACACTGCGTACCGGGGAAGGGTACGCCGGGCAGGTCGCACTTGGACGACGAACGATGTTTCTTGCCGATCTGCGCACGTTCGAGCAGAATCAGTTCCATCTGTCCTGGATGCATCCTGACACCTTTGTGTCATACTGCGGCGTGCCGTTGATCGCCAGAGGTCAGATCAAAGGAGTGCTCGAAATCTTCCACCGCACCCGCCTCGATCCTGAACAGGACTGGTTCGACTTTCTGGAAGCATTGTCCATGCAGGCGGCGATTGCAATCGACAGCGTCGAGTCCTTTGAAACCCTGCAACGCTCGAACGCTCAGCTGGTGCTGGCATATGAGGCGACGATCCGGGGATGGGCGCACGCACTGGATCTGCGTGACAGGGAGACGGAAGGGCACTCGCAACGAGTCACAGAGTTGACAGTGCAACTGGCGCGCGCAGCCGGTCTGAGTGATGAACAGATCGCCCACATCCGACGCGGCGCTCTCCTGCACGATATCGGGAAACTCGGTATACCCGACTCGATCCTGCTCAAACCCGGCAGTCTGACTCCGGAAGAATGGGTCATTATGCGGCGGCATCCGGAGTATGCTTTTGGCATGCTCTCCCCGATAGAATACCTGCGCCCGGCACTCGACATCCCATACTGCCATCACGAGCGATGGGATGGCACAGGATACCCGCGCGGTCTGAAGGGAGATCAGATACCGCTGGCAGCGCGTCTCTTTGCTGTTGCCGATGTGTGGGACGCGCTTCAGTCAGACCGTCCGTACCGCGCGCGCTGGCCCCGTGAGCAGGCGTTGGAGTACATCCGGTCACAGGCGGGGAAGCACTTTGATCCCGAGGTGGTGGAACTCTTCCTGAAGGTTATTGGCGCGGAAGCGGACATTGCCGACTGATTCTCTGTGCTTCGCTCTACTCGCGCGGGATCGGCGCCCCCGGCGGGGCGTTGACAATCTCCGCCTCGATCGGTTCTGCTGGTGCTGCAGCAGGTGTATCAGGCGCTGCAGCTTCAGATGTCAGCGGCTCGATGTCAAGATGCTCAACCGACGCTTCATG
Encoded here:
- a CDS encoding HD domain-containing phosphohydrolase, which codes for MPPNKPERSSRRKVTLRELSDLYDRLLKREAQLRAALYSIGDALMITDTDGSITLMNPAAERLTGWTESEALALPIEQVFRIVDEDTRAAIENPVTRTLRTGTVVRLHHRTLLISRDGREIPIADAGAPIRDESGDMTGVILTFYDQTLARAALQAAQMAREFAENIIATVREPLLVLDSNLRVVSVNHAFYRLFRTTPEETLDRQIYELGNQQWNIPDLRRLLEEILTRDSHFDGYAVTHEFEHIGQRTMLLNARRIRRSSELILLAIEDITERIQAEQKVQSHLRRLRALRTIDQAIISAFDMRVTLDILLEQIRTHLHVDAAALHLLDPHTQTLTCAAAHGFQSRAIQQITLRTGEGYAGQVALGRRTMFLADLRTFEQNQFHLSWMHPDTFVSYCGVPLIARGQIKGVLEIFHRTRLDPEQDWFDFLEALSMQAAIAIDSVESFETLQRSNAQLVLAYEATIRGWAHALDLRDRETEGHSQRVTELTVQLARAAGLSDEQIAHIRRGALLHDIGKLGIPDSILLKPGSLTPEEWVIMRRHPEYAFGMLSPIEYLRPALDIPYCHHERWDGTGYPRGLKGDQIPLAARLFAVADVWDALQSDRPYRARWPREQALEYIRSQAGKHFDPEVVELFLKVIGAEADIAD